A genomic window from Bradyrhizobium lupini includes:
- a CDS encoding efflux RND transporter permease subunit — translation MISKFFIERPVLSNVIALLMILIGGVALFNLAIAQYPDVVPPTVQVTTRYPGASAKTVIDTVALPIEQQVNGVEDMLYMQSYSGSDGTYTLTVTFKIGTDLNFAQVLVQNRVSSALSQLPQSVQNQGVTVQKRSTSILLFVTLTSPDKTFDSLYQSNYATINLRDELSRLPGVGNVTVFGAGQYSMRVWLDPNKLQVRGLVPQDVIQAIQQQSQQVSAGQVGAPPTPPGQAFQYTLNVNGRLDDTTEFENIIVKSGTSGDVTRVRDVGWVELGAQTYSQIFSLNKQPATGIGVFQSPGANALQVEQAVEKKMAELAKAFPQGMKYDTPFDTTKFVQASVHEVYMTLIEAGLLVLVVILVFLQDWRAMLVPATTVPVTIIGAFAAMAALGFTINMSTLFAIVLAIGIVVDDAIVVVEGAAHNIEQGMNGHDAAIKAMDQLFAPIVGITLVLISVFLPASFLAGLTGRIYSQFALVIAATALLSAINAATLKPTQCALWLRPTVPPEQRNFFYRGFNAVYNRVERGYIRLIGVLCRNSTISVAIALVLIGIGGYGLSRVPTGFLPIEDQGYLIAAVQLPDGAALERTQKVLDRASELIKDTPGVQQVITIAGISALDNSASLANAGVAYIILKDWDARKGPGEDLRSLVYGLNDKLAAIMEARTLVLPPPPIQGIGNAAGFSMQVELRDGNSDFAKLQAITGAMVSNGQSQSALQRVQSSFRSSVPQFNVEIDRIKTQTLHVTTDQVFAALSTYLGSSYVNQFNKFGRVFQVYTQADPAFRVTERDIANMMVRNSNGDMIPIGTVATITPATGPSLISLYNLYPSSTVIGLPAQGYSSGQSLKLMEEIAGKTLPPGTGFEWTAMSYQEKAVSNQIYWVFGLAMLLVYLVLAGQYESWYAPISIILAVPLSLLGPMLILNALKIDNNLYCQIGLILLIALSAKNAILIVEVGLELHGRDGKPVLESAVEAARARFRPILMTSFAFILGVVPLVIATGAGASARKSIGITVFSGMLASTCLAVLFVPAFFVVVQRFENWRASKKTPKAVAVSEVKS, via the coding sequence ATGATCTCAAAATTCTTCATCGAGCGGCCGGTCCTCTCGAACGTCATCGCGCTGCTGATGATCCTGATCGGCGGCGTCGCGCTGTTCAACCTCGCGATCGCGCAATATCCCGACGTGGTGCCGCCGACGGTGCAGGTCACCACACGCTATCCCGGCGCCAGCGCCAAGACCGTGATCGACACAGTTGCCTTGCCGATCGAACAACAGGTCAACGGCGTCGAGGACATGCTCTACATGCAGTCCTACAGCGGCTCCGACGGCACCTATACGCTGACCGTGACCTTCAAGATCGGCACTGACCTGAACTTCGCGCAAGTGCTGGTGCAGAACCGCGTCTCCAGCGCGCTGTCGCAATTGCCCCAGTCGGTGCAGAACCAGGGCGTCACCGTACAGAAGCGGTCGACGTCGATCCTGCTGTTCGTGACGCTGACCTCGCCTGACAAGACGTTCGACAGCCTTTATCAGAGCAACTACGCCACCATCAATCTCCGCGACGAACTCTCGCGCCTGCCCGGCGTCGGCAACGTCACCGTGTTCGGCGCCGGTCAGTATTCGATGCGGGTGTGGCTCGATCCGAACAAGCTGCAGGTCCGCGGCCTGGTGCCGCAGGACGTCATCCAGGCGATCCAGCAGCAGAGCCAGCAGGTCTCCGCCGGCCAGGTCGGCGCACCGCCGACACCGCCGGGACAGGCGTTCCAGTATACACTCAACGTCAACGGCAGGCTCGACGACACCACCGAGTTCGAGAACATCATTGTCAAATCAGGCACCAGCGGCGACGTCACGCGGGTGCGCGACGTCGGCTGGGTCGAATTGGGCGCGCAGACCTACAGCCAGATCTTCTCGCTTAACAAGCAGCCGGCCACCGGCATCGGCGTGTTCCAGTCGCCCGGCGCCAATGCACTCCAGGTCGAGCAGGCCGTTGAGAAGAAGATGGCGGAGCTTGCCAAGGCCTTCCCGCAGGGCATGAAGTACGACACGCCGTTCGACACCACCAAATTCGTGCAGGCCTCGGTGCACGAGGTCTACATGACGCTGATCGAGGCCGGCCTGCTGGTGCTGGTCGTGATCCTGGTGTTCCTGCAGGACTGGCGCGCGATGCTGGTGCCGGCGACCACTGTGCCGGTGACCATCATCGGCGCCTTCGCCGCCATGGCCGCGCTCGGCTTCACCATCAACATGTCGACGCTGTTCGCGATCGTGCTAGCGATCGGCATCGTCGTCGACGATGCCATCGTCGTGGTGGAAGGCGCGGCCCACAACATCGAGCAGGGCATGAACGGCCATGACGCCGCGATCAAGGCGATGGACCAGCTGTTCGCGCCGATCGTCGGCATCACGCTGGTGTTGATCTCGGTGTTTTTGCCAGCGTCGTTCCTCGCCGGGCTCACCGGCCGCATCTATTCGCAATTTGCGCTGGTGATCGCGGCGACCGCGCTTCTGTCCGCCATCAACGCGGCGACGCTGAAGCCGACGCAATGCGCTCTCTGGCTGCGGCCGACGGTGCCGCCGGAGCAGCGCAACTTCTTCTATCGCGGCTTCAACGCGGTCTACAACCGCGTCGAGCGCGGCTACATCCGACTGATCGGCGTGCTGTGCAGGAACAGCACGATCTCGGTCGCGATCGCGCTGGTGCTGATCGGGATCGGCGGCTACGGGCTGTCCCGGGTACCGACCGGCTTCCTGCCGATCGAGGACCAGGGCTACCTGATCGCCGCCGTGCAACTGCCTGACGGTGCCGCGCTGGAACGGACCCAGAAGGTGCTCGACAGAGCGAGCGAGCTGATCAAGGACACGCCCGGAGTCCAGCAAGTCATCACCATCGCCGGCATCTCCGCGCTGGACAACAGCGCCAGCCTTGCCAATGCCGGCGTCGCCTACATTATCCTGAAAGATTGGGACGCGCGCAAAGGACCGGGCGAGGATCTGCGCTCACTGGTCTACGGGCTGAACGACAAGCTCGCGGCCATCATGGAAGCGCGCACGCTGGTGCTGCCGCCGCCGCCGATCCAGGGCATCGGCAACGCGGCCGGCTTCTCGATGCAGGTCGAGCTGCGCGACGGCAACAGCGATTTCGCCAAGCTCCAGGCCATCACGGGCGCGATGGTCAGCAATGGCCAGAGCCAGAGCGCGCTGCAGCGCGTCCAATCCTCGTTCCGCTCCTCGGTGCCGCAATTCAACGTCGAGATCGACCGCATCAAGACCCAGACGCTGCACGTGACGACGGACCAGGTGTTCGCGGCGCTCTCGACCTATCTCGGCTCGTCCTATGTCAACCAGTTCAACAAGTTCGGCCGCGTGTTCCAGGTCTACACCCAGGCCGATCCCGCCTTCCGCGTCACCGAGCGCGACATCGCCAACATGATGGTGCGCAACTCGAACGGCGACATGATCCCGATCGGCACGGTTGCCACGATCACGCCCGCCACCGGCCCGTCGCTGATCAGCCTCTACAATCTCTATCCATCGTCGACCGTGATCGGCCTGCCGGCGCAGGGCTACTCCTCTGGCCAGTCGCTGAAGCTGATGGAGGAGATCGCGGGCAAGACGCTGCCGCCGGGCACCGGCTTCGAATGGACCGCGATGTCCTATCAGGAGAAGGCCGTCTCCAACCAGATCTACTGGGTGTTCGGGCTCGCCATGCTGCTGGTCTATCTCGTGCTCGCCGGCCAATACGAGAGCTGGTATGCGCCGATCTCGATAATCCTGGCGGTGCCGCTGTCGTTGCTCGGCCCGATGCTGATCCTCAACGCATTGAAGATCGACAACAACCTCTATTGCCAGATCGGCCTGATCCTGCTGATCGCGCTGTCGGCCAAGAACGCCATCCTGATCGTCGAGGTCGGGCTCGAGCTGCACGGCCGCGATGGCAAGCCGGTGCTGGAATCCGCGGTCGAAGCTGCGCGCGCCCGCTTCCGCCCGATCCTGATGACGTCGTTCGCCTTCATCCTCGGCGTGGTGCCGCTGGTGATCGCGACCGGCGCCGGTGCCAGCGCGCGCAAGTCGATCGGCATCACGGTGTTCTCGGGCATGCTGGCCTCGACCTGCCTCGCGGTGCTGTTCGTGCCGGCGTTCTTCGTGGTGGTGCAGCGCTTCGAGAACTGGCGTGCGTCGAAGAAGACGCCGAAGGCGGTGGCAGTGTCCGAAGTGAAGTCCTAG
- a CDS encoding efflux RND transporter periplasmic adaptor subunit: MTCANPASPARRNEAWRHVGQALAAAMAVAALAGCEDKNSFVAPPPPKVDVAAPVQRPVTRYVEATGNTAPIKNVDLVARVQGFLQSIDYQDGAFVKQGTQLFTIEPETYKLKLDQARAAEAGAQASVRQAEADYKRQAELVQRQAVSQATLDTSTSTRDNAQANLQQAEANTKLAQVNYGYTNVTAPFDGIVSAHMVSVGELVGVSSPTQLASIVAMDPIYVNFTVNEQDVLRIRAEAARRGLTAADMKQFPIQVGLQTEAGYPHEGKLDYVAPTLTQSTGTLAVRGLVPNDKRVLLPGYFVRVRVPFTQEKDALLVPDTALGSDQGGRYLLVVNGDNVVEQRKVQIGPVDNGLRVIESGLKPEDRVVTAGLLRVIPGQKIDPQVTKIEQPQASAK; encoded by the coding sequence ATGACCTGCGCGAATCCCGCATCTCCCGCACGGCGCAACGAAGCGTGGAGACATGTCGGGCAGGCACTGGCCGCCGCGATGGCCGTGGCCGCGCTCGCCGGCTGCGAGGACAAGAACAGTTTCGTCGCTCCGCCGCCGCCCAAGGTGGACGTCGCCGCGCCCGTGCAGCGCCCGGTGACCCGTTATGTCGAGGCCACCGGCAACACCGCGCCGATCAAGAATGTCGATCTCGTCGCGCGCGTGCAGGGATTCCTGCAATCGATCGACTACCAGGACGGCGCCTTCGTCAAGCAGGGCACCCAGCTGTTCACGATCGAGCCCGAGACCTACAAGCTCAAGCTCGACCAGGCGCGGGCGGCCGAGGCCGGCGCGCAGGCCTCAGTCCGGCAGGCGGAAGCCGACTACAAACGGCAGGCTGAGCTGGTGCAGCGCCAGGCCGTCTCGCAGGCCACGCTCGACACCTCGACATCGACGCGCGATAACGCGCAGGCCAATCTCCAGCAGGCCGAGGCCAACACCAAGCTCGCCCAGGTCAACTACGGCTACACCAACGTGACCGCGCCTTTCGACGGCATCGTCAGCGCTCACATGGTCTCGGTCGGCGAACTCGTCGGCGTCTCCTCTCCAACTCAACTCGCGTCCATCGTCGCGATGGACCCGATCTATGTGAATTTCACCGTCAACGAGCAGGACGTGCTGCGCATCCGTGCCGAGGCCGCCCGCCGCGGGCTCACCGCCGCAGACATGAAGCAATTTCCGATTCAAGTCGGTTTGCAGACCGAGGCCGGTTATCCGCATGAGGGCAAGCTTGACTATGTCGCCCCGACCCTCACCCAGTCGACGGGCACGCTCGCAGTGCGGGGCCTTGTCCCCAACGACAAGCGGGTGCTGCTGCCCGGCTATTTCGTCCGCGTTCGCGTGCCCTTCACTCAGGAGAAGGACGCCCTGCTCGTGCCCGACACCGCGCTCGGCAGCGATCAGGGCGGCCGCTATCTCCTCGTCGTCAATGGCGACAACGTTGTCGAGCAGCGCAAGGTGCAGATCGGTCCCGTGGACAACGGTTTGCGCGTGATCGAAAGCGGCTTGAAGCCGGAGGACCGCGTGGTGACCGCGGGACTGCTGCGGGTGATTCCGGGCCAGAAGATCGACCCGCAGGTGACGAAGATCGAGCAGCCGCAGGCGTCTGCCAAGTAA
- a CDS encoding ABC transporter substrate-binding protein — translation MPTSVLKSVLAGLILAAAVVMPALGDGLKDEIAPTGKLRVAIAISLAGGAFWSTKTGDGYAGVPVDLGREMAGQLGVPVEYVVYQNSGQITDAASNGNWDVTWLPKDPERESRMMFGPIYEVADATYIVKSGSNVTNFATLDQVGIKVAAVNATTTMRGAAAHLKNAKVTGYQTYDEIFGLLSSGQIDAFALSRDQLNKMAQKIPGTRVLDETFKKTVTAVAVPLGHPQALTFVTKFMNEAVTNGTLRKAYDSNGLKDAPIRTE, via the coding sequence ATGCCCACGTCGGTCCTTAAGTCGGTCCTTGCCGGCCTCATTCTCGCAGCGGCGGTCGTCATGCCCGCGCTAGGCGATGGACTTAAGGACGAGATCGCACCGACCGGCAAGCTGCGGGTCGCGATCGCGATCAGCCTGGCTGGCGGCGCGTTCTGGTCCACCAAGACCGGAGACGGCTATGCCGGCGTGCCGGTCGACCTCGGCAGGGAGATGGCCGGGCAACTCGGCGTGCCCGTCGAATATGTCGTGTACCAGAATTCAGGGCAGATCACTGACGCGGCATCGAACGGCAACTGGGACGTCACCTGGCTGCCCAAAGATCCTGAGCGCGAGAGCAGGATGATGTTCGGCCCGATCTACGAGGTCGCGGACGCCACCTACATCGTCAAATCAGGCTCGAACGTCACCAATTTCGCCACGCTCGATCAGGTGGGCATCAAGGTCGCGGCCGTGAACGCCACGACCACGATGCGCGGCGCGGCCGCGCATCTGAAGAATGCGAAGGTCACGGGCTATCAGACCTATGACGAGATCTTCGGCCTCCTCAGCAGCGGCCAGATCGATGCGTTTGCGCTGTCGCGCGACCAGCTCAACAAGATGGCGCAGAAGATCCCGGGCACGCGCGTGCTCGACGAGACCTTCAAGAAGACCGTCACGGCGGTCGCTGTGCCGCTCGGCCACCCCCAAGCGCTGACCTTCGTCACCAAATTCATGAACGAGGCGGTGACGAATGGCACCTTGCGCAAGGCCTATGACAGCAATGGCCTGAAGGACGCGCCGATCCGCACCGAATAG
- a CDS encoding beta-propeller fold lactonase family protein yields the protein MTAALRKRTRRAACALISTSLAGLANFAAHAEIVVTANDGKMVLENGSAVVRKQPLPDTVSVIDFTDGALKLLGEVPAPASVVGPPPSVAIAPDGAFALVTGAMKLDPADPTKTVPDDKLSVIDLKSTPPKVLATLQAGAGAAGVSINRAGTLALVANRSEGTVSVFTISGGTLAPVGKIQLGDAKSGPSHAVFSHDGATALVTRDGDSKISLLTVDGSKVEYAKRDLSAGIRPYDIDLTGSAAAIVGNVGASSGDNDSISLIDMTAKPIRVVTTVTVGQTPEAVKMSPDGNYVAVTVMNGSNKPSASPFFNDFGLLKVYKISGTDLTPVTEAKIGHWCQGMVWSKDSKYVVAQCMVENELIAFSFDGNALNKTSTLKMQVSPAGIRTAEP from the coding sequence ATGACAGCCGCTCTTCGCAAGCGCACGCGCCGTGCCGCATGTGCTTTGATCTCAACATCCCTGGCGGGCCTCGCCAATTTCGCCGCGCACGCCGAGATCGTCGTCACGGCCAATGACGGCAAGATGGTGCTCGAGAACGGCAGCGCCGTGGTGCGCAAGCAACCACTGCCGGACACGGTGAGCGTCATCGACTTCACCGACGGTGCCTTGAAACTTCTAGGCGAGGTGCCCGCCCCGGCCAGCGTCGTCGGACCGCCGCCGAGCGTGGCAATTGCGCCGGATGGCGCGTTCGCCCTCGTCACCGGCGCGATGAAGCTCGATCCCGCGGATCCGACCAAGACGGTGCCCGACGACAAGCTTTCGGTCATCGACCTGAAATCCACGCCGCCCAAAGTACTGGCGACCTTGCAAGCCGGCGCGGGCGCTGCCGGCGTTTCGATCAACCGCGCGGGCACGCTGGCGCTGGTTGCGAACCGCAGCGAAGGAACGGTCTCGGTCTTCACCATCAGCGGGGGCACGCTTGCGCCCGTCGGCAAGATCCAGCTCGGCGACGCCAAATCAGGCCCCAGCCACGCGGTCTTTTCCCATGACGGCGCGACCGCGCTGGTCACGCGCGACGGAGACAGCAAGATCTCGCTTCTGACTGTGGACGGGAGCAAGGTCGAGTACGCCAAGCGCGATCTCTCCGCGGGCATCCGCCCCTACGACATCGATCTCACCGGCAGCGCCGCCGCCATCGTCGGCAATGTCGGCGCCAGCAGCGGCGACAACGACTCGATCAGCCTGATCGACATGACGGCGAAACCGATCCGCGTCGTCACGACAGTCACCGTCGGGCAGACGCCGGAAGCCGTGAAGATGTCCCCGGACGGCAACTACGTGGCCGTGACCGTCATGAACGGTTCGAACAAGCCGTCGGCGTCGCCGTTCTTCAACGATTTCGGCCTGCTCAAGGTCTACAAGATTTCGGGCACTGACCTTACGCCGGTGACGGAAGCGAAGATCGGCCATTGGTGCCAGGGCATGGTGTGGTCCAAGGACTCCAAATATGTCGTGGCCCAGTGCATGGTCGAAAACGAGCTGATCGCCTTCTCGTTCGATGGCAACGCGCTGAACAAGACATCCACGCTCAAGATGCAAGTGAGCCCCGCGGGCATCCGCACCGCGGAGCCGTAG
- a CDS encoding flavin-containing monooxygenase — MVNPKHVCVIGAGVSGLAAAKAFSTRGHRVTIIERSADLGGVWEPARSYPEVQTQSPKELYRYTDRAMPEAYPEWPTGSQVHAYLADYARIFGLDRMLRFNTSVSGMARRADGRPGWTLALSDKSGASTAEDFDFVAVCTGQFNEPRELHCPGEDGFLAQGGQILHSSKYNDPQVVKGRRVVVLGGSKSATDIAVNAVKAGAREVTIVMREPVWRIPYFIGGLVNFKRILYVRAQEEMFPGWGIGAMSRLAHRIAAPFVWANWRGLESLLKAQLKLKQCNMVPKERIEDGVNCSVPIATPGFHPMVADGRIKAVFGSFDHYDGDTIVMSGGERVAADVAVLAIGYKLGVPFLPAAYQAKLVDADGQYRLYRLIANSDLPELGFVGFNSSFCTVLCADLAANWLVRYADGQLARQPTAQQMRDNIEMMLHFKRVERPAAGVYGGLCVAPYHYRHFDELMADIGAKEQKRGGLAGHFRPPDADAYARFLASAPDYQAA, encoded by the coding sequence ATGGTCAACCCAAAGCATGTCTGCGTGATCGGCGCCGGCGTCTCCGGCCTTGCCGCCGCAAAGGCGTTCTCGACCCGCGGTCACCGGGTCACCATCATTGAACGCAGCGCCGATCTCGGCGGCGTCTGGGAGCCGGCGCGCTCCTATCCGGAGGTGCAGACCCAGAGCCCGAAGGAGCTCTACCGCTACACCGACCGCGCCATGCCCGAAGCCTATCCGGAATGGCCGACCGGATCGCAAGTCCACGCCTACCTCGCCGACTACGCACGAATTTTTGGCCTCGACCGTATGCTGCGTTTCAACACCAGCGTGTCGGGCATGGCGCGACGCGCCGACGGCAGACCAGGCTGGACGCTCGCGCTCTCGGACAAGAGCGGCGCCAGCACAGCTGAGGATTTCGACTTCGTCGCGGTCTGCACCGGACAGTTCAACGAGCCGCGGGAGCTGCACTGCCCCGGCGAAGACGGCTTTCTAGCACAGGGCGGGCAGATCCTGCATTCATCGAAATACAACGATCCTCAAGTGGTGAAAGGACGGCGCGTCGTCGTGCTCGGCGGATCGAAATCGGCAACCGACATCGCGGTGAACGCCGTGAAAGCGGGCGCGCGTGAGGTGACGATCGTGATGCGCGAGCCGGTCTGGCGCATTCCTTATTTCATCGGCGGTCTCGTGAACTTCAAGCGCATCCTCTACGTCCGTGCGCAGGAGGAGATGTTTCCGGGCTGGGGCATCGGCGCGATGTCGCGCCTTGCGCATCGCATCGCAGCACCGTTCGTCTGGGCAAACTGGCGCGGGCTGGAAAGCCTGTTGAAGGCGCAGCTCAAGCTGAAGCAATGCAACATGGTGCCGAAGGAGCGGATCGAGGACGGAGTCAACTGCTCGGTGCCGATCGCAACACCCGGCTTCCATCCGATGGTGGCCGACGGCCGCATCAAGGCCGTGTTCGGCAGCTTCGATCATTACGACGGTGACACCATCGTGATGAGCGGCGGCGAGCGCGTGGCGGCCGATGTCGCGGTGCTCGCGATCGGCTACAAGCTCGGCGTGCCATTCCTGCCCGCCGCGTACCAGGCAAAGCTGGTCGATGCGGATGGGCAGTACCGGCTCTATCGCCTGATCGCCAATTCCGACCTGCCGGAGCTCGGTTTCGTCGGTTTCAACTCCTCGTTCTGCACCGTGCTCTGCGCCGACCTCGCCGCCAACTGGCTGGTCCGTTACGCCGACGGACAGCTCGCACGCCAGCCGACCGCGCAACAGATGCGCGACAACATCGAGATGATGCTGCACTTCAAGCGGGTCGAACGGCCGGCTGCGGGCGTCTATGGCGGCCTCTGCGTCGCGCCCTATCACTACCGTCACTTCGACGAGCTGATGGCCGACATCGGCGCCAAGGAGCAGAAGCGCGGCGGGCTCGCGGGCCACTTCCGGCCGCCGGACGCGGACGCCTATGCGCGATTTCTCGCCTCCGCGCCGGATTACCAAGCGGCGTGA
- a CDS encoding cupin domain-containing protein gives MTALEKGITANGTGYGGKTWNILGQVYFPKAVTDSTFAFETNSEPGQFVPVHIHPTQDEFILVQEGTLDLKLDGKWVKANAGDLVRLPRGIPHGYFNKSDKPARALFWVSPMQKLEALFNQLHNLADPAEVVRISALHEVDFLPPEAND, from the coding sequence ATGACTGCACTCGAGAAGGGCATTACCGCGAACGGCACGGGCTATGGCGGCAAGACCTGGAATATTCTGGGCCAGGTCTATTTTCCCAAGGCCGTCACCGATTCCACCTTTGCCTTCGAGACCAACAGCGAGCCGGGCCAGTTCGTGCCAGTGCACATCCATCCGACCCAGGACGAATTCATCCTGGTGCAGGAGGGCACGCTCGACCTCAAGCTCGACGGCAAATGGGTCAAGGCCAACGCCGGCGATCTCGTGCGCCTGCCGCGCGGCATCCCGCACGGCTATTTCAACAAGTCCGACAAGCCGGCCCGCGCGCTGTTCTGGGTCTCGCCGATGCAGAAGCTGGAGGCGCTGTTCAACCAGCTCCACAATCTGGCCGACCCCGCCGAGGTCGTGCGCATCTCGGCCCTGCACGAGGTCGACTTCCTGCCGCCTGAAGCCAACGACTAG
- a CDS encoding AraC family transcriptional regulator, with translation MSAAELEMSTPRSAAERLAAFARVTTDDADEAAEQVGRIFCPHALTPMRRSGFSARHNCAAFDGFSINYVAYGGSVTIDPGCLDRFFLVQIPLAGTARIRAGTRELDTAPERTASLLSPTIPTRMIWTESAQAILLLDRRMVEQRAAALSGRATGAVEFDPTLDLNVPAARGLAAKLVELMMLAEGLGPSGRLSPVATAGWREALLHYLLDGQRHGLSDAIRTFSGQGERLPRALHTARDCLAANACEPLDLAHLACESGIGIRALQLGFRRHFGVSISQMLLDMRLANLHTRLTQAELDTSITEIAFDLGFTHLGRMAGAYREKFGETPSATLRRKMS, from the coding sequence ATGTCCGCAGCCGAGCTGGAAATGAGCACGCCTCGATCCGCGGCCGAAAGGCTCGCGGCTTTCGCCCGCGTCACCACCGACGACGCCGACGAGGCGGCCGAGCAGGTCGGGCGCATCTTCTGCCCGCATGCTCTGACGCCGATGCGGAGGTCGGGCTTCTCGGCCAGGCACAATTGTGCCGCCTTCGACGGCTTTTCCATCAACTATGTCGCCTATGGCGGATCCGTCACCATCGATCCCGGCTGCCTCGACCGCTTCTTCCTGGTGCAGATCCCGCTCGCTGGCACGGCCCGTATCCGCGCAGGTACCCGCGAACTCGACACAGCGCCGGAACGGACGGCGTCGCTGTTGTCGCCGACCATCCCGACCCGGATGATCTGGACCGAGTCGGCGCAAGCGATCCTGCTGCTCGACCGCCGCATGGTTGAGCAGCGCGCAGCGGCATTGTCGGGCAGGGCGACCGGCGCGGTCGAGTTCGACCCTACGCTCGACCTGAACGTGCCGGCCGCGCGCGGCCTCGCGGCGAAGCTCGTCGAGCTGATGATGCTCGCCGAAGGTCTCGGACCGTCCGGCAGGCTTTCACCGGTCGCGACCGCGGGCTGGCGCGAGGCGCTGCTTCATTACCTCCTCGACGGCCAGCGGCACGGCCTGTCCGACGCGATCAGAACGTTCTCGGGCCAGGGCGAGCGTCTGCCGCGCGCGCTGCACACTGCGCGGGACTGCCTCGCGGCGAATGCCTGCGAGCCGCTCGACCTTGCGCACCTCGCCTGTGAGTCCGGGATCGGCATCCGCGCGCTACAGCTCGGTTTCCGCCGTCATTTCGGCGTGTCGATCTCGCAGATGCTGCTCGACATGCGCCTCGCCAATCTCCACACCCGGCTCACGCAAGCCGAGCTGGACACTTCGATCACCGAGATCGCCTTCGATCTCGGCTTCACCCATCTCGGCCGCATGGCCGGCGCCTATCGCGAAAAATTCGGCGAGACGCCGTCAGCGACGCTGCGGCGGAAGATGAGCTGA